From a region of the Rhipicephalus microplus isolate Deutch F79 chromosome X, USDA_Rmic, whole genome shotgun sequence genome:
- the LOC142776149 gene encoding BEN domain-containing protein 5-like isoform X4, whose translation MAVLAVVSTRVVSNAAFATAAALIATRASVAFFRAATDAAMPIDATGTTPWNHFKWFSRTYHQGLGASDELPLFFQVDNQIHLGNGIFLEREKWAWLLLRPRDSLFCKEATKLLWGVSALHNRSITGAPCRRYVRSENQAPPRRALTPKKLEAVGNAFSKYIAGRPSETAPMERLRKMNRFIAEMLNDLNK comes from the exons ATGGCCGTGCTCGCCGTTGTCTCCACAAGGGTGGTCAGCAACGCTGCCTTTGCCACCGCCGCAGCACTTATTGCTACCAGAGCCTCCGTCGCCTTCTTCAGAGCAGCCACGGATGCAGCCATGCCCATTGATGCCACCGGTACCACACCCTGGAACCACTTCAAGTGGTTCTCAAGAACCTACCACCAG GGCTTGGGTGCCAGTGATGAACTGCCGCTGTTTTTCCAGGTGGACAATCAA ATTCACCTAGGAAACGGCATATTCCTGGAGCGGGAAAAATGGGCATGGCTGCTTTTGCGTCCGAGAGACAGCTTGTTCTGTAAGGAGGCGACAAAGCTTCTGTGGGGTGTGAGTGCCCTCCACAACAGGAGCATCACAGGAGCCCCTTGTCGGCGCTATGTGCGCTCAGAAAACCAGGCACCACCCAGGAGGGCACTCACGCCTAAGAAATTGGAGGCAGTCGGAA ATGCCTTCAGCAAGTACATTGCTGGGAGACCTAGTGAAACGGCACCAATGGAGAGGTTACGAAAAATGAACAGATTCATTGCTGAAATGTTGAACGACCTAAATAAATGA
- the LOC142776149 gene encoding uncharacterized protein LOC142776149 isoform X1: MLGSCYNLNYVCINGACMFPGIFARFRLLISDVGFGLMCLFASIQKRKKKKNQQPRTKRRRSSASSEEELVELSRLEKERNITRQLKKKKNKRLEERIEVLEKRNDKLQDMLQNELKTLASRSCCGHQCSTSTNHGAYEHEATHRSIQEKARPLQFMQPSPPSPPPPSPPLPSPPPLWPCSPLSPQGWSATLPLPPPQHLLLPEPPSPSSEQPRMQPCPLMPPVPHPGTTSSGSQEPTTRAWVPVMNCRCFSRWTIKFT; this comes from the exons ATGCTAGGTAGTTGCTACAACCTGAATTATGTTTGTATCAATGGAGCGTGTATGTTTCCTGGCATATTTGCTCGTTTTCGGCTTCTAATCAGTGATGTTGGCTTTGGGTTGATGTGTTTATTTGCTagcattcaaaaaagaaaaaagaaaaaaaatcagcaacCAAGAACAAAGAGGCGCCGAAGCAGTGCGAGTTCCGAAGAAGAGCTTGTCGAActgagtcggctcgaaaaagagAGGAACATTACGAGgcagctcaagaaaaaaaaaaacaaaagactagAGGAAAGAATAGAAGTACTCGAGAAAAGAAATGACAAGCTGCAAGACATGCTGCAAAACGAACTCA AAACATTGGCCAGCCGTTCCTGTTGCGGCCACCAATGCAGCACATCTACTAATCATGGCGCCTATGAACATGAGGCCACCCACAGGAGCATTCAAGAGAAA gcAAGGCCGTTGCAGTTCATGCAGCCATCGCCACCGTCGCCACCACCACCGTCGCCACCACTACCGTCGCCACCACCACTATGGCCGTGCTCGCCGTTGTCTCCACAAGGGTGGTCAGCAACGCTGCCTTTGCCACCGCCGCAGCACTTATTGCTACCAGAGCCTCCGTCGCCTTCTTCAGAGCAGCCACGGATGCAGCCATGCCCATTGATGCCACCGGTACCACACCCTGGAACCACTTCAAGTGGTTCTCAAGAACCTACCACCAG GGCTTGGGTGCCAGTGATGAACTGCCGCTGTTTTTCCAGGTGGACAATCAA ATTCACCTAG
- the LOC142776149 gene encoding uncharacterized protein LOC142776149 isoform X2, which yields MPAAPKVAYVVYDDGYWAIVSVKLIKDFKPASVADCQKHKEIYWKTNEAGHVDEGYYRGDVILLGATFSDLIQKMGKKRLSVPDTVFYDIESEEETTEKARPLQFMQPSPPSPPPPSPPLPSPPPLWPCSPLSPQGWSATLPLPPPQHLLLPEPPSPSSEQPRMQPCPLMPPVPHPGTTSSGSQEPTTRAWVPVMNCRCFSRWTIKFT from the exons ATGCCGGCAGCACCGAAGGTGGCCTACGTCGTTTACGACGATGGCTACTGGGCTATAGTGAGCGTGAAGCTCATTAAGGACTTCAAGCCGGCGAGTGTGGCTGACTGccaaaaacacaaagaaatataTTGGAAGACCAATGAAGCAGGGCACGTCGACGAAGGGTATTATCGAGGAGACGTCATCCTCCTTGGTG CCACCTTCAGTGACCTGATCCAGAAGATGGGCAAGAAACGGCTGTCGGTTCCTGACACTGTCTTTTACGACATAGAAAGTGAAGAAGAGACAACTGAAAAG gcAAGGCCGTTGCAGTTCATGCAGCCATCGCCACCGTCGCCACCACCACCGTCGCCACCACTACCGTCGCCACCACCACTATGGCCGTGCTCGCCGTTGTCTCCACAAGGGTGGTCAGCAACGCTGCCTTTGCCACCGCCGCAGCACTTATTGCTACCAGAGCCTCCGTCGCCTTCTTCAGAGCAGCCACGGATGCAGCCATGCCCATTGATGCCACCGGTACCACACCCTGGAACCACTTCAAGTGGTTCTCAAGAACCTACCACCAG GGCTTGGGTGCCAGTGATGAACTGCCGCTGTTTTTCCAGGTGGACAATCAA ATTCACCTAG
- the LOC142776150 gene encoding uncharacterized protein LOC142776150 — MSQLTAKKRRKLYLGPDTEFVVPRSTRWYSQQSTSSASATATTRLAGVLNSPPDSSHASQTSPGDRCLTDGCSVDTSSIGVRTEVPEGSDDFFNSAHGVGDNAYQSPEECPDNESNHSENDSEDGDTRPFRDTDQDPSSGTEEDSGDYLCGDGASVNRDQNPGAEGDISGDRSSVPSFDESELLARCIADFGTKTLPGSATTIAVAIVLIMSFIAAHGLSWSDVDDLLKLVEALFGFEKCGLPQSKYLLRKLWSANCDSVSKYHYCCSQCGKLLDISSDKIHLTCNVCRSTVKVSDVKSGGTFFSILDVGMQLSSTIESLSGVLFENLSKLKQQAEVGCHLIRDITSGMMHRTLREKGVLRWSDLTITLNTDGSPLYKSSNSSKWPIQMIINELPAPYRYKNVILGGVWYGRKHPNMLVFLEKFVESLCRTGELIWKYSSTVIHSKIYTICVGVDAPARAAVGNQVQFNSFLAARGAWLVEKAKRGA, encoded by the exons ATGAGTCAACTAACTGCAAAGAAACGTCGAAAGCTGTATTTAGGACCAGACACTGAATTTGTAGTACCCCGTTCGACGCGATGGTACAGCCAGCAGTCGACCAGCAGTGCTTCGGCGaccgctacgactcgtctcgcggGTGTTTTGAACTCGCCACCAGACAGTTCTCACGCGTCCCAGACATCACCAGGAGATCGATGTCTCACGGACGGCTGTTCTGTTGACACGAGTTCTATAGGAGTACGAACAGAGGTGCCAGAAGGAAGCGACGACTTTTTCAACAGCGCGCATGGCGTAGGCGACAATGCATACCAAAGCCCCGAAGAATGCCCTGACAACGAAAGCAATCATTCAGAAAATGACAGTGAAGACGGTGACACTCGACCTTTCCGAGATACAGATCAAGACCCAAGCTCCGGAACCGAAGAAGATAGTGGTGACTATCTTTGTGGAGACGGCGCTTCTGTAAATCGAGACCAAAACCCTGGAGCCGAAGGAGATATTTCTGGCGACCGTAGTTCTGTGCCCTCGTTCGACGAATCAGAATTGCTTGCCAGATGCATCGCGGATTTTGGAACAAAAACACTTCCGGGATCAGCAACCACAATTGCAGTCGCTATCGTTCTAATAATGTCGTTCATAGCGGCTCACGGCCTTTCCTGGTCTGATGTGGACGACTTGTTGAAACTTGTGGAAGCCTTGTTCGGTTTCGAAAAGTGCGGCCTGCCGCAGTCGAAATACCTACTGAGGAAATTGTGGTCCGCGAACTGCGATTCCGTCAGCAAATACCATTATTGCTGTAGTCAGTGTGGCAAACTGCTCGACATTTCTAGCGACAAAATCCACCTGACTTGCAATGTCTGCCGGAGTACTGTGAAGGTGTCGGACGTAAAAAGCGGGGGCACATTTTTTTCCATTCTGGATGTTGGAATGCAACTTTCCAGCACTATAGAAAGTCTCTCTGGTGTTTTGTTTGAGAACCTCAGCAAGTTGAAGCAGCAGGCAGAAGTCGGGTGCCACTTGATTCGTGACATCACTAGTGGCATGATGCACCGCACTTTGCGAGAAAAGGGTGTGTTAAGGTGGAGCGATTTGACTATTACCTTGAACACCGATGGCAGCCCTTTATACAAATCATCTAATTCCTCAAAATGGCCCATACAAATGATAATAAATGAACTTCCTGCGCCCTACAGGTATAAGAATGttattcttggaggcgtatggTACGGACGAAAACACCCCAACATGCTGGTCTTTCTGGAGAAGTTCGTTGAATCCTTGTGTAGGACTGGCGAACTTATTTGGAAATACTCTTCAACTGTTATTCACAGCAAGATTTACACCATCTGTGTCGGTGTTGATGCACCGGCGAGGGCAGCAGTTGGAAACCAAGTTCAGTTCAACAGCTTTTTGGCTGCCCGTGGTGCCTGGCTTGTGGAGAAAGCCAAGAGG GGCGCCTAA
- the LOC142776149 gene encoding uncharacterized protein LOC142776149 isoform X3, protein MPAAPKVAYVVYDDGYWAIVSVKLIKDFKPASVADCQKHKEIYWKTNEAGHVDEGYYRGDVILLGATFSDLIQKMGKKRLSVPDTVFYDIESEEETTEKKHWPAVPVAATNAAHLLIMAPMNMRPPTGAFKRKQGRCSSCSHRHRRHHHRRHHYRRHHHYGRARRCLHKGGQQRCLCHRRSTYCYQSLRRLLQSSHGCSHAH, encoded by the exons ATGCCGGCAGCACCGAAGGTGGCCTACGTCGTTTACGACGATGGCTACTGGGCTATAGTGAGCGTGAAGCTCATTAAGGACTTCAAGCCGGCGAGTGTGGCTGACTGccaaaaacacaaagaaatataTTGGAAGACCAATGAAGCAGGGCACGTCGACGAAGGGTATTATCGAGGAGACGTCATCCTCCTTGGTG CCACCTTCAGTGACCTGATCCAGAAGATGGGCAAGAAACGGCTGTCGGTTCCTGACACTGTCTTTTACGACATAGAAAGTGAAGAAGAGACAACTGAAAAG AAACATTGGCCAGCCGTTCCTGTTGCGGCCACCAATGCAGCACATCTACTAATCATGGCGCCTATGAACATGAGGCCACCCACAGGAGCATTCAAGAGAAA gcAAGGCCGTTGCAGTTCATGCAGCCATCGCCACCGTCGCCACCACCACCGTCGCCACCACTACCGTCGCCACCACCACTATGGCCGTGCTCGCCGTTGTCTCCACAAGGGTGGTCAGCAACGCTGCCTTTGCCACCGCCGCAGCACTTATTGCTACCAGAGCCTCCGTCGCCTTCTTCAGAGCAGCCACGGATGCAGCCATGCCCATTGA